In one Aricia agestis chromosome 21, ilAriAges1.1, whole genome shotgun sequence genomic region, the following are encoded:
- the LOC121737555 gene encoding facilitated trehalose transporter Tret1-like isoform X2, giving the protein MSTSIKLQLLIVTCVNIGQIIVGYSVGWSAPIIPKLQDAEQSPLPAPITDLEASWVGSLLYIGSMSGPYLTAALANVIGRKPCMFIGASMNILAYVLVVTTQNIAMVYAIRIISGFGMGISVVGNIVYVGEIASTNIRGILLTSTSIIGIFGTLVVYAVVPWVSYVASGYIALGLSVAYVLGIIFIIPESPVFDIMKDREVKAIKTLNQLGRSDEVEKFLDTYSKKRYEETNKIKDWVEIFTIKSNRKSLIITFLLGTFQQLSGVAVVLFFSTTIFELAGSSIRPDVATIIIGVTRFLSSLIAPTFVERSGRRILLLISMAACSVSLTILGVYFYLDRIQSPILSSVGWLPLVALITYFFCYEAGFGSIPNAIVGEMFRINVRSNGSALAITMTWLVGFALTTSFTTMVDALGGDVTFWLFGASCIVSFLFTFFCLPETKGKTLQEIQDLLS; this is encoded by the exons TGAACATCGGTCAGATCATAGTCGGGTACAGCGTGGGCTGGTCGGCTCCGATCATCCCCAAGCTCCAGGATGCTGAGCAGTcgcccctgccggcgcccatcaCAGACTTGGAGGCGTCATGGGTGGGCTCCCTGCTGTACATCGGGAGTATGAGTG GTCCATACCTCACAGCCGCTCTGGCCAACGTGATCGGGCGGAAACCGTGCATGTTCATCGGTGCCTCCATGAACATCCTGGCCTACGTGCTGGTGGTGACTACGCAGAACATCGCCATGGTCTACGCCATCAGAATCATCAGCGGTTTCGGCATGGGCATATCCGTGGTCGGCAATATCGTTTATGTGGGGGAGATTGC ATCCACCAACATCCGAGGTATCCTCCTCACCTCCACTTCCATCATCGGTATCTTCGGTACCCTTGTCGTCTACGCTGTAGTACCTTGGGTTTCCTACGTCGCATCAGGTTACATCGCCCTAGGTCTCAGCGTTGCCTACGTATTAGGCATTATCTTCATCATCCCTGAATCTCCAGTCTTCGATATTATGAAAG ATCGTGAAGTAAAAGCCATCAAGACGTTAAACCAGTTGGGTCGATCAGACGAAGTAGAAAAGTTCTTGGACACATACAGCAAGAAACGATATGAAGAGACCAACAAAATCAAGGATTGGGTTGAAATCTTCACCATCAAGTCCAACAGGAAATCTCTCATCATCACCTTCCTCTTGGGAACTTTCCAGCAACTTAGTGGTGTGGCTGTTGTATTGTTCTTCTCAACCACCATCTTCGAATTAGCTGGATCTTCCATCAGACCTGATGTCGCTACCATCATCATCGGAGTGACTCGATTCCTGTCGAGTTTGATCGCTCCCACCTTCGTAGAAAGATCTGGAAGAAGAATTCTACTGTTGATCTCAATGGCTGCCTGTTCAGTCAGTTTG acAATCCTCGGAGTGTACTTCTATCTGGACAGGATACAAAGCCCGATCCTATCCAGCGTCGGCTGGCTTCCTCTGGTGGCTCTCATCACGTACTTCTTCTGTTATGAAGCag GCTTCGGTTCCATCCCCAACGCTATCGTCGGTGAGATGTTCCGCATCAACGTCCGCTCCAACGGCTCCGCGCTCGCCATCACCATGACCTGGCTGGTGGGCTTCGCGCTCACCACCAGCTTCACCACCATGGTCGACGCCCTCGGTGGTGACGTCACCTTCTGGCTCTTCGGTGCCTCCTGTATCGTCTCCTTCCTCTTCACCTTCTTCTGTCTCCCCGAAACCAAAGGCAAGACCCTCCAAGAAATCCAGGATTTACTAAGTTAA
- the LOC121737555 gene encoding facilitated trehalose transporter Tret1-like isoform X1 produces the protein MEEKRYEFTPVPANEGKMSTSIKLQLLIVTCVNIGQIIVGYSVGWSAPIIPKLQDAEQSPLPAPITDLEASWVGSLLYIGSMSGPYLTAALANVIGRKPCMFIGASMNILAYVLVVTTQNIAMVYAIRIISGFGMGISVVGNIVYVGEIASTNIRGILLTSTSIIGIFGTLVVYAVVPWVSYVASGYIALGLSVAYVLGIIFIIPESPVFDIMKDREVKAIKTLNQLGRSDEVEKFLDTYSKKRYEETNKIKDWVEIFTIKSNRKSLIITFLLGTFQQLSGVAVVLFFSTTIFELAGSSIRPDVATIIIGVTRFLSSLIAPTFVERSGRRILLLISMAACSVSLTILGVYFYLDRIQSPILSSVGWLPLVALITYFFCYEAGFGSIPNAIVGEMFRINVRSNGSALAITMTWLVGFALTTSFTTMVDALGGDVTFWLFGASCIVSFLFTFFCLPETKGKTLQEIQDLLS, from the exons TGAACATCGGTCAGATCATAGTCGGGTACAGCGTGGGCTGGTCGGCTCCGATCATCCCCAAGCTCCAGGATGCTGAGCAGTcgcccctgccggcgcccatcaCAGACTTGGAGGCGTCATGGGTGGGCTCCCTGCTGTACATCGGGAGTATGAGTG GTCCATACCTCACAGCCGCTCTGGCCAACGTGATCGGGCGGAAACCGTGCATGTTCATCGGTGCCTCCATGAACATCCTGGCCTACGTGCTGGTGGTGACTACGCAGAACATCGCCATGGTCTACGCCATCAGAATCATCAGCGGTTTCGGCATGGGCATATCCGTGGTCGGCAATATCGTTTATGTGGGGGAGATTGC ATCCACCAACATCCGAGGTATCCTCCTCACCTCCACTTCCATCATCGGTATCTTCGGTACCCTTGTCGTCTACGCTGTAGTACCTTGGGTTTCCTACGTCGCATCAGGTTACATCGCCCTAGGTCTCAGCGTTGCCTACGTATTAGGCATTATCTTCATCATCCCTGAATCTCCAGTCTTCGATATTATGAAAG ATCGTGAAGTAAAAGCCATCAAGACGTTAAACCAGTTGGGTCGATCAGACGAAGTAGAAAAGTTCTTGGACACATACAGCAAGAAACGATATGAAGAGACCAACAAAATCAAGGATTGGGTTGAAATCTTCACCATCAAGTCCAACAGGAAATCTCTCATCATCACCTTCCTCTTGGGAACTTTCCAGCAACTTAGTGGTGTGGCTGTTGTATTGTTCTTCTCAACCACCATCTTCGAATTAGCTGGATCTTCCATCAGACCTGATGTCGCTACCATCATCATCGGAGTGACTCGATTCCTGTCGAGTTTGATCGCTCCCACCTTCGTAGAAAGATCTGGAAGAAGAATTCTACTGTTGATCTCAATGGCTGCCTGTTCAGTCAGTTTG acAATCCTCGGAGTGTACTTCTATCTGGACAGGATACAAAGCCCGATCCTATCCAGCGTCGGCTGGCTTCCTCTGGTGGCTCTCATCACGTACTTCTTCTGTTATGAAGCag GCTTCGGTTCCATCCCCAACGCTATCGTCGGTGAGATGTTCCGCATCAACGTCCGCTCCAACGGCTCCGCGCTCGCCATCACCATGACCTGGCTGGTGGGCTTCGCGCTCACCACCAGCTTCACCACCATGGTCGACGCCCTCGGTGGTGACGTCACCTTCTGGCTCTTCGGTGCCTCCTGTATCGTCTCCTTCCTCTTCACCTTCTTCTGTCTCCCCGAAACCAAAGGCAAGACCCTCCAAGAAATCCAGGATTTACTAAGTTAA